Proteins from one Buchnera aphidicola (Diuraphis noxia) genomic window:
- the fbaA gene encoding class II fructose-bisphosphate aldolase, translating to MNILNIIKPGVVTGNEARKIFEFAKKKKFAIPAVNCIGTDSINSVLETAARMRAPVIIQFSHGGAAFIAGYKERFKSTQEQAIQGSISGAKHVHLMAKYYKIPVILHTDHCSKEILTWIDELLKIGKNYYKKYNKPLFTSHMIDLSKENLKENISICRNYLKKMKKINMMLEIELGCTGGEEDGVNNNEIDKKLLYTQPEDVNYAYEILYKISNNFTIAAAFGNVHGVYQPGNVDLKPIILKNSQKYVSIKHNLKKNPLNLVFHGGSGSDITEIKESIKYGIVKMNIDTDMQWATWHGVLDFYRKNKEFLHNQLGNNTNKNQPNKKYYDPRSWIRASQESMSKRLEQSFKELNACNIL from the coding sequence TTGAATATTTTAAATATAATAAAACCCGGTGTTGTAACTGGCAACGAAGCACGAAAAATATTTGAATTTGCTAAAAAGAAAAAATTCGCAATTCCTGCTGTAAATTGTATAGGAACAGATTCTATAAACAGTGTACTAGAGACCGCTGCTAGAATGAGAGCTCCAGTTATTATTCAATTTTCTCATGGAGGTGCTGCTTTTATTGCAGGATATAAAGAAAGATTTAAAAGTACTCAGGAACAAGCAATTCAAGGATCTATATCTGGAGCTAAACATGTACATTTGATGGCAAAATATTATAAAATTCCAGTAATACTTCACACAGATCATTGTTCAAAAGAAATATTGACATGGATTGATGAATTACTAAAAATTGGTAAAAATTATTATAAAAAATATAATAAACCCTTATTTACATCTCATATGATTGATTTATCAAAAGAAAATTTAAAAGAAAATATATCTATTTGTAGAAATTATTTAAAAAAGATGAAAAAAATCAACATGATGTTAGAAATAGAATTAGGATGTACAGGAGGAGAAGAAGATGGTGTAAATAACAATGAAATAGATAAAAAACTGCTATATACACAACCTGAAGACGTTAATTATGCTTACGAAATATTATATAAAATTAGTAATAATTTTACTATTGCTGCAGCATTTGGAAATGTACATGGTGTTTATCAACCTGGAAATGTTGATCTTAAACCTATTATCTTAAAAAATTCACAAAAATATGTCAGTATTAAACATAATTTAAAAAAAAATCCATTAAATTTAGTGTTTCATGGAGGTTCAGGATCTGATATAACAGAAATAAAAGAATCGATTAAATACGGAATAGTTAAAATGAATATTGATACAGATATGCAATGGGCTACATGGCATGGTGTATTAGACTTTTATAGAAAAAATAAAGAATTTTTACATAACCAATTAGGAAATAATACTAATAAAAATCAACCAAATAAAAAATACTATGATCCAAGATCATGGATTAGAGCCTCTCAAGAATCAATGTCAAAAAGACTAGAACAATCATTTAAGGAATTAAATGCTTGTAATATTTTATGA
- a CDS encoding phosphoglycerate kinase — translation MNMIKMTELNITEKTLLIRSDLNVPIKNGIIQSHARILAALPTIEIAIKQNAKIIIMSHLGRPKEGHYEKKYSLLPIFEFLKKQLSHIKIYFSNNYLDGIQLKPKEIVILENVRFNLGELENNDELSKKYANLCDIFVMDAFGSAHRMQSSTYGVGKFAKIACAGPLLINEIKCLKKSLENPERPMTAIVGGAKVSTKFNVLHKLATIADTIIVGGGIANTFLAIDYNIGKSLYEPDFIAEAKKIRDTYNIIIPIDSRVGKNFSKTEESIIRLPFNINSDEEIMDFGDETIKKIIPILKMSKTIIWNGPVGVFEFPNFRQGTETIAKTISASNAFSIAGGGDTLSVIDMFNIKNNISYISTGGGAFLEFIEGKKLPSISMLEETYKKCN, via the coding sequence AACAGAAAAAACACTTTTGATTAGAAGTGATCTCAATGTTCCTATAAAAAATGGAATTATTCAATCTCATGCTAGAATATTAGCAGCACTTCCTACTATCGAAATAGCCATTAAACAAAATGCTAAAATAATTATTATGTCTCATTTAGGAAGACCAAAAGAAGGACATTACGAAAAAAAATATTCTTTATTACCTATATTTGAATTTTTAAAAAAACAATTAAGTCATATAAAAATATATTTTTCTAATAATTACCTTGATGGAATACAGCTTAAACCAAAAGAAATTGTTATTTTAGAAAATGTTCGATTTAATTTAGGAGAATTAGAAAATAACGATGAATTATCTAAAAAATATGCCAATCTATGCGATATCTTCGTCATGGATGCTTTTGGAAGCGCACATAGAATGCAATCATCTACTTATGGTGTAGGAAAATTTGCAAAAATAGCATGCGCTGGACCGCTTTTAATTAATGAAATAAAATGTTTAAAAAAATCATTAGAAAACCCTGAACGTCCTATGACAGCTATAGTAGGAGGTGCAAAGGTATCAACTAAATTCAATGTATTACATAAATTAGCTACAATTGCAGATACTATTATAGTTGGAGGTGGAATAGCTAATACTTTTTTAGCAATTGATTACAACATTGGAAAATCATTATATGAACCAGATTTTATTGCGGAAGCTAAAAAGATACGTGATACATATAATATTATTATACCGATTGATTCTCGCGTAGGGAAAAATTTTTCTAAAACTGAAGAATCTATAATTAGATTACCTTTTAATATAAATTCAGATGAAGAAATTATGGATTTTGGAGATGAAACTATAAAAAAAATTATTCCAATTCTTAAAATGTCCAAAACAATTATTTGGAATGGTCCGGTTGGAGTTTTTGAATTTCCCAATTTTCGTCAAGGGACTGAAACAATTGCAAAAACAATTTCAGCAAGCAATGCATTTTCTATTGCTGGAGGAGGTGATACATTGTCTGTTATAGATATGTTTAATATAAAGAATAATATCTCTTATATTTCAACTGGAGGAGGTGCTTTTTTAGAATTTATAGAAGGAAAAAAATTACCTTCAATAAGTATGTTGGAAGAAACCTATAAAAAATGCAACTAA
- the recC gene encoding exodeoxyribonuclease V subunit gamma, whose protein sequence is MFIIFRSNKINILLSKVCQIIQKKPLSNIFEKEIFIHDSKILFKYLNIFISNNIGISANFKFYRPHDFIWKVFQSILYKNNLKNTCTQSIITWNIMNVLNKKNFCEHIKTKDNAYKKFKFSYLMATIFHQYLIYRPNWINEWEQNKNTCLINEDEIWQVKLWKEIINHSKKNNQSGYHFVNLFNYFQSLKNHNKIKKNVLPNRIFIISSFTLTPSYIKILKIISKYTNIYFLYITPFKTNIFYPNTIKNGNLSHKKKHPNNTILSLWRKYEEYYIIKLMHSKKIKITNFFKNEANKNINLLNNIKKNFLKFDCLNLKNIKKKSFLKIDNSISINICDNKYNEIQILHDTLLLHFNKNKNLKLDNIVVICDSIDDYMSSIHAIFEAKNENENLPFFISTKVSKKEEKIFLFFNKILNLSYSRFENEEILEFLNIPEIANHFNISEDDINILYHWIQEANIRWGINSKHKKSLSLPEHNANTWEWGIEKLLLSYATNTTENVWNDVVSCSVINTSRADLIGKLIIFINVLKKWKKKISKSQYLSCWRSLFREFINDFFYKKTNKPVQNLHKSWIKMIDDISYSNYTQKISIKILKKHFNCTIKRTYQKFLPGVINFCHPSDICYIPFEIICIIGSDYKSTLKNNKPNSFINILNKYPLIGDLNFYEQYCYLFLQNISCAQKYLYISYVGTSIKDESKTSSSILIEQLLDYIAFNFFPKHDYNLNIKDNKKRIINLLCKNYKKEYFYKKENIKNTLDNSIKNKIKTNNNKTYNIKLFKNNISNKIHLKDLIFFWKNPIRYFFNHSLKIKFRFQKEKINNTEPFCVSQIESFKIKEMLLTNIINQKDTEKILKIYILSGKLPYGFFGENIFKKIKKDMESIAKSVIKHKSVTKEKKINFILKKFQIHGILYNVQSTGLIRWQPNTISYSDRIALWIEHLMYSCIKGFGESKIIGPKNQIWSYSSLNHEKAYNYLYKYIIGYIKGSKELILLTKSGASWLDAVYNIKKNIIQHDDNTKLIGYKKLFKTWIGNNYIKGEKEDLYIKKTITQLDLSNVEKICKTAKKWIMPLLRNKKIYEK, encoded by the coding sequence ATGTTTATTATTTTTAGATCAAATAAAATAAATATACTTTTATCAAAAGTATGTCAAATTATTCAAAAAAAACCACTTTCTAATATTTTCGAAAAAGAAATTTTTATTCATGATAGTAAAATACTATTTAAATATTTAAATATATTCATTTCAAATAATATAGGAATTTCAGCAAATTTTAAATTTTATCGTCCTCATGATTTTATATGGAAAGTGTTTCAATCAATCCTGTACAAAAATAATTTAAAAAACACATGCACCCAATCTATTATAACTTGGAACATTATGAATGTGTTAAATAAAAAGAATTTTTGTGAACATATAAAAACAAAAGACAATGCATATAAAAAATTTAAATTTTCATATTTAATGGCAACAATTTTTCATCAATACCTTATATATCGTCCTAACTGGATTAACGAATGGGAACAAAATAAAAATACATGTTTAATTAACGAAGATGAAATATGGCAAGTAAAATTATGGAAAGAAATAATAAATCATTCTAAAAAAAATAATCAATCCGGTTATCATTTTGTAAATTTATTCAATTATTTTCAATCTTTAAAGAATCATAATAAAATAAAAAAAAATGTTTTACCTAATCGTATTTTTATTATTTCTTCTTTTACATTAACGCCATCGTATATAAAAATATTAAAAATTATTAGTAAATATACAAATATCTACTTTTTATATATAACACCTTTTAAAACAAATATATTTTATCCAAATACCATTAAAAATGGTAATCTTTCTCACAAAAAAAAACATCCAAATAATACAATATTATCATTATGGAGAAAATATGAAGAATATTATATAATTAAACTGATGCATTCTAAAAAAATAAAAATAACTAATTTTTTTAAAAATGAAGCAAACAAAAATATAAATTTATTAAATAATATAAAAAAAAATTTTCTTAAATTTGATTGTTTAAATTTAAAAAACATTAAAAAAAAATCATTTCTTAAAATAGACAACTCTATTTCTATAAATATTTGTGACAATAAATATAATGAAATTCAAATTTTACATGACACATTATTATTACATTTTAATAAAAATAAAAACCTAAAGCTAGATAATATAGTTGTGATTTGTGATTCAATTGATGATTATATGTCATCTATTCATGCAATATTCGAAGCAAAAAATGAAAATGAAAATCTTCCTTTTTTTATTTCTACAAAAGTTTCCAAAAAAGAAGAAAAAATATTTTTATTTTTTAATAAAATATTAAATTTATCATATAGTCGTTTTGAAAATGAAGAAATATTAGAATTTCTTAATATTCCAGAAATAGCTAATCATTTTAATATATCAGAAGACGATATAAATATTTTATATCATTGGATACAAGAAGCTAATATTCGATGGGGTATTAACTCTAAACACAAAAAAAGTTTATCACTTCCTGAACATAATGCAAATACATGGGAATGGGGTATTGAAAAACTATTACTTAGTTATGCAACTAATACCACAGAAAATGTTTGGAATGATGTCGTGTCATGTAGCGTTATTAACACTTCTAGAGCAGATCTGATAGGAAAATTAATTATTTTTATAAACGTACTGAAAAAATGGAAAAAAAAAATATCTAAATCACAATATCTTTCATGTTGGCGCTCTTTGTTTAGAGAATTTATCAATGACTTTTTTTATAAAAAAACAAATAAACCTGTTCAAAATTTACATAAATCTTGGATCAAGATGATTGATGATATTTCATATTCTAACTATACGCAAAAAATTTCAATTAAAATACTAAAAAAACATTTTAATTGTACAATAAAAAGAACATACCAAAAATTTTTACCAGGTGTTATAAATTTTTGTCATCCATCTGATATATGTTATATTCCGTTTGAAATAATATGTATTATTGGTTCAGATTATAAAAGCACTTTAAAAAATAATAAACCAAATAGTTTTATTAATATATTAAACAAATATCCATTAATTGGCGATTTAAATTTCTATGAACAGTATTGTTATTTATTTTTGCAAAATATTTCTTGTGCTCAAAAATATTTATATATAAGTTATGTAGGCACTTCTATTAAAGATGAAAGTAAAACAAGTTCCTCAATTTTAATTGAACAATTATTAGATTACATCGCATTTAATTTTTTTCCTAAACATGATTATAATCTAAATATAAAAGACAATAAAAAAAGAATTATTAATTTATTATGTAAAAATTACAAAAAAGAATATTTTTACAAAAAAGAAAATATAAAAAATACTTTAGATAACTCTATAAAAAATAAGATTAAAACAAACAACAATAAAACATATAATATAAAATTATTCAAAAATAATATTTCCAATAAAATTCATCTAAAAGATCTAATTTTTTTCTGGAAAAATCCAATACGTTATTTTTTTAATCATTCTTTAAAAATTAAATTTAGATTTCAAAAAGAAAAAATTAATAACACTGAACCTTTTTGCGTCAGTCAAATAGAGTCTTTTAAAATAAAAGAAATGTTATTGACGAACATAATCAATCAAAAAGACACCGAAAAAATTTTAAAAATTTATATTCTTTCTGGAAAATTACCTTACGGTTTTTTTGGAGAGAATATATTTAAAAAAATAAAAAAGGATATGGAATCCATAGCTAAATCAGTGATAAAACACAAGTCTGTCACAAAAGAAAAAAAAATTAATTTTATTTTAAAAAAATTTCAAATACATGGTATTTTATATAACGTACAAAGTACAGGTCTGATACGTTGGCAGCCTAATACAATTAGCTATAGTGATCGTATTGCTTTATGGATAGAACATTTAATGTATTCTTGTATAAAAGGATTCGGAGAAAGTAAGATAATAGGTCCTAAAAATCAAATATGGTCTTATTCTTCTCTGAATCATGAAAAAGCATATAATTATCTTTATAAATATATAATAGGATATATAAAAGGTTCAAAAGAATTAATTTTATTAACAAAATCAGGTGCATCATGGTTAGACGCAGTTTATAATATAAAGAAAAATATCATTCAACATGATGATAATACAAAACTTATAGGATACAAAAAATTGTTTAAAACTTGGATTGGAAATAATTATATTAAAGGTGAAAAAGAAGATTTATATATTAAAAAAACAATCACACAATTAGATTTAAGTAATGTAGAAAAAATTTGCAAAACAGCTAAAAAATGGATAATGCCATTATTAAGAAATAAAAAAATATATGAAAAATGA
- the mscS gene encoding small-conductance mechanosensitive channel MscS, translating to MDELNVVNDINHAGNWLMRNQELLVEYTVNLTSAIIILTVGMFIAKIISNGVNQVLITRNIDATIAGFLSALMRYIIITFTLIAALGRIGVQTTSVIAILGAAGMTIGLALQGSLSNFAAGVLLVTLRPLKTSEYVDLGNVAGTVLNIHIFYTTLRTLDGKIVVVPNNKIISGNVINYSREPARRNEFIISVAYDSDIDFVIKVLRNVIENEDRVIKDRDIIVGLSELAPSSLNFIVRCWSNTDDLHSVYWDLMVKFKKALDDNNINIPYPQIDVHFYQKSKKNKL from the coding sequence ATGGATGAATTAAATGTAGTAAACGATATTAATCATGCAGGAAATTGGTTAATGCGAAATCAAGAATTACTTGTTGAATATACAGTTAATCTGACATCTGCAATTATTATTTTAACTGTGGGAATGTTTATAGCAAAAATAATATCAAACGGAGTAAATCAAGTCCTAATAACTCGTAATATTGATGCAACAATCGCTGGATTTTTATCTGCATTAATGCGATATATCATCATCACTTTTACACTTATTGCTGCATTAGGTCGAATTGGAGTACAGACAACATCAGTAATTGCTATATTAGGAGCTGCTGGGATGACAATAGGTTTAGCATTACAGGGTTCATTATCTAATTTTGCAGCTGGTGTTTTATTAGTCACTTTAAGACCGTTAAAAACAAGTGAATATGTTGATTTAGGAAACGTAGCAGGTACTGTATTAAATATCCATATTTTCTATACAACATTACGCACTTTAGATGGGAAAATTGTAGTAGTCCCAAATAATAAAATTATTTCTGGTAATGTTATTAATTATTCAAGAGAACCTGCACGTCGTAATGAATTTATTATTAGTGTAGCATATGATTCAGACATTGATTTTGTGATAAAAGTTTTACGAAATGTAATAGAAAATGAAGACAGAGTCATTAAAGATCGAGATATTATTGTAGGACTTAGTGAATTAGCTCCATCTTCCTTAAATTTTATAGTACGTTGTTGGAGTAACACAGATGATTTACATTCTGTATACTGGGATTTAATGGTGAAGTTTAAAAAAGCACTCGATGATAATAATATCAACATCCCTTATCCTCAAATAGATGTACATTTTTATCAAAAAAGTAAAAAAAATAAATTATAA
- the recB gene encoding exodeoxyribonuclease V subunit beta, translated as MKNDNLKKLNLFKIPLNGINLIEASAGTGKTFTIVLLYLRLLLGIGNDKNPIKKLLIHEILVVTFTNAAKEELYLRIKTAIQNLYLICTKKIKQPSFLKVFLKKIKNLEEAINILEEAQKNINNISIYTIHGFCKKILQLYTFDFNSVFKEKIIENEEKLYLQATQDFWRNYFYKLPKDMIKIIYKYYKDPKQLLKEVKPLLYIKSIKFQKKNFNNETLLVYHKRNIYKINCFKKIWLTYYSTILNTIKTLKINKKIYNQSNISRWVKDITQWSKNDTKDYILPNALKYFTKEYLQNNITTETKMQHIFFDKIEKILKKKFSLKNIIIFYAIKTIPIILSKEKNKQSLLGFNDLLSILLKNIQKEKYLKNLISKKYPVTFIDEFQDTNIEQYKIFDLIYKNTKKTALFLIGDPKQAIYSFRGADIFSYLYVQKKVKKHYYLDTNWRSSIKMCNSINYLFFQNKNPFIFKDILFKPVLPCCKNSKMDFQIKKISQSSLSFFMPQEKTINIEDYQIWIAKQCANEISYWLNGAKNDKVKIITKKGEQTLKSSDIAILIRNEQEAHIIQEELKKLNILSFYSSSKKSIFHTSEAQELLWILESILEPTNKKLLEQSIATNILNTIFFEIKTQETIKHSYQIIEKLYKYKNIWNTKNIFHMIKTIILDYQKCLNDSKVEVKYQNNLNVLHIAELLLEKFKFFYKKKYLITWLEKKINNKKLPSYSECIKNFDESQSVKIITIHKSKGLEYPIVWIPFSINFNKSKLPLYHNKKNFKIFFDIDKNNTSLKKADKERLAEDIRFLYVAITRSILHCSIGIACLTKKRKKNTNNSDIHLSALGYIIQNGNPMNYENLMSHLNELKKNNIIEIKQKTIKFKLSEEKKHYFYSIPSPKILNRKINHSYDITSFTTLIQENKSLVYNNDKIIETHFSKKKKLQNYNLNIHNFPSGKTSGILIHYILKNLNILNKSHLNWFVNILDEYNISKKWSKTLMSWIYDIINTPLSNQKIILSQLKKLYVAELEFFLPIKNILCSEKINNIIKSFDSLSVFTPKIFFNPVSEILKGCIDLMFFWDNKYYIIDYKSNWLGSNNRYYSDQCIKKEMIKKRYDLQYQIYTIAINKYLETRIKNYDYKNHFGGVFYIFLRGINNQKNNGVFYTLPNYSLVKNLTDLIS; from the coding sequence ATGAAAAATGATAATTTGAAAAAACTAAATCTTTTTAAGATACCACTGAACGGTATAAATTTAATAGAAGCTTCAGCTGGAACCGGAAAAACATTTACCATTGTATTATTGTATTTACGTTTATTATTAGGTATAGGAAACGATAAAAATCCAATTAAAAAACTTCTAATACATGAAATATTAGTAGTTACTTTTACTAATGCTGCGAAAGAAGAATTATATTTACGCATTAAAACTGCAATTCAAAATTTATATTTAATTTGTACAAAAAAAATCAAACAACCATCTTTTTTAAAGGTCTTTTTAAAAAAAATAAAAAATTTAGAAGAAGCAATTAATATTTTAGAAGAAGCGCAAAAAAACATAAATAATATATCTATATATACAATACATGGATTTTGTAAAAAAATATTACAATTATATACTTTCGATTTTAATTCTGTTTTTAAAGAAAAAATTATCGAAAATGAAGAAAAGTTATATTTACAAGCCACACAAGATTTTTGGAGAAATTATTTCTATAAATTACCAAAAGATATGATAAAAATCATATATAAATATTATAAAGATCCAAAACAGTTATTAAAGGAAGTGAAACCACTGTTATATATAAAATCAATAAAATTCCAAAAAAAAAATTTTAACAATGAAACATTGCTTGTATATCACAAAAGAAATATATATAAAATAAATTGTTTTAAAAAAATATGGTTAACTTATTATTCAACGATATTAAATACAATTAAAACGTTAAAAATAAACAAAAAGATATATAATCAATCTAATATTAGTAGATGGGTAAAAGATATTACACAATGGTCAAAAAATGATACTAAAGATTATATCTTACCAAATGCACTAAAATATTTTACAAAAGAATATCTACAAAACAACATAACAACTGAAACAAAAATGCAACATATTTTTTTTGACAAAATTGAAAAAATATTAAAAAAAAAATTCTCATTAAAAAATATTATTATTTTTTACGCTATAAAAACAATTCCTATAATTTTATCTAAAGAAAAAAACAAACAATCATTATTAGGATTTAATGATCTATTAAGTATTCTTTTAAAGAATATACAAAAAGAAAAATATTTAAAAAATCTAATTAGCAAAAAATATCCTGTAACATTTATTGATGAATTTCAAGATACGAATATTGAACAATATAAAATATTTGATTTAATATATAAAAACACAAAAAAAACTGCATTATTTTTAATAGGAGACCCCAAACAAGCGATATACAGTTTTAGAGGCGCTGATATTTTTTCATATTTATACGTTCAAAAAAAAGTAAAAAAACACTATTATTTAGACACCAATTGGCGTTCTTCTATTAAAATGTGTAATAGTATTAATTATTTATTTTTTCAAAATAAAAATCCATTTATCTTCAAAGATATTTTATTTAAACCTGTTTTGCCTTGTTGTAAAAATTCAAAAATGGATTTTCAAATTAAAAAAATTTCTCAATCTTCACTTAGCTTTTTTATGCCACAAGAAAAAACAATTAATATAGAAGATTACCAAATATGGATAGCAAAACAATGCGCAAACGAAATTAGTTATTGGTTAAATGGCGCAAAAAACGACAAAGTGAAAATTATCACTAAAAAAGGCGAACAAACTCTAAAATCTAGTGATATTGCTATATTAATTAGAAACGAACAAGAAGCTCATATTATTCAAGAGGAATTAAAAAAACTAAACATACTTTCTTTTTATTCTTCTAGTAAGAAGAGCATATTTCACACTTCTGAAGCTCAAGAATTGCTATGGATTTTAGAATCTATTTTAGAACCTACTAATAAAAAACTTTTAGAACAATCTATCGCAACAAATATTTTAAATACAATATTTTTTGAAATTAAAACACAAGAAACAATTAAACATTCATATCAAATAATAGAAAAATTGTATAAATATAAAAATATTTGGAACACAAAAAATATTTTTCATATGATCAAAACTATAATACTAGATTATCAAAAATGTTTAAATGATTCTAAAGTAGAAGTCAAATATCAAAACAATTTAAATGTTTTACATATTGCAGAATTATTATTAGAAAAATTTAAATTTTTTTATAAAAAAAAATATTTAATAACATGGTTAGAAAAAAAAATAAATAATAAAAAACTCCCATCATATAGTGAATGTATTAAAAATTTTGATGAATCCCAATCAGTGAAAATTATTACGATACATAAATCCAAAGGATTAGAATATCCAATTGTATGGATACCTTTTAGTATAAATTTTAATAAATCAAAACTACCTTTATATCATAATAAAAAAAATTTCAAAATATTTTTTGATATAGATAAAAATAATACTTCTTTAAAAAAAGCTGATAAAGAAAGATTAGCAGAAGATATTCGTTTTTTATATGTTGCAATAACTAGATCGATTCTTCATTGTAGTATCGGTATAGCATGCTTAACAAAAAAAAGAAAAAAAAATACCAATAATAGTGATATTCATTTAAGCGCTTTAGGATATATTATTCAAAATGGAAATCCTATGAATTATGAAAATTTAATGAGTCATCTAAATGAACTTAAAAAAAATAATATTATAGAAATTAAGCAAAAAACAATTAAATTTAAGTTATCTGAAGAAAAAAAACATTATTTTTACTCTATACCCTCACCGAAAATTTTAAATAGAAAAATAAATCATTCTTATGATATCACTAGTTTTACTACACTAATTCAAGAAAATAAGTCATTAGTTTATAATAACGATAAAATTATTGAAACACACTTTTCTAAAAAAAAGAAATTACAAAATTACAATTTAAATATACATAATTTTCCCAGTGGAAAAACATCTGGAATATTAATACATTATATATTAAAAAATTTAAATATTTTAAATAAAAGTCATTTAAATTGGTTCGTTAATATTTTAGATGAATATAATATATCTAAAAAATGGTCTAAAACCTTAATGTCTTGGATATATGATATTATCAATACCCCTTTAAGTAATCAAAAAATTATTTTATCACAGTTAAAAAAATTATATGTAGCAGAATTAGAATTTTTTTTACCTATTAAAAACATTTTATGTTCTGAAAAAATAAATAATATTATTAAATCTTTTGATTCTTTATCTGTTTTCACTCCGAAAATATTTTTTAATCCTGTTTCTGAGATATTAAAAGGAT